The Cryptomeria japonica chromosome 6, Sugi_1.0, whole genome shotgun sequence genomic interval ATTTGAAGctttcttttcctctctttttttaaaaaaaaatcttatgaaaaagggttaagaatgctcatttcttgagcatttctaacctttctgACAAGGTGGGACTTgagaggttaagaaatgaggtcAGAAattctcaaaaagtgagcatttctaaccttttcattaaaagttagaaatatgggttagaaatgctcaattacTAACCTTTTTTACAAAATGTTGAGAaacgaggttaagaatgctcaaaaactgagcatttctaaccttgtgcTTTAACGAGCTATCCTTTACACCTTGGAAACCATTTTTCATTGAGaatgaatcaaggaagaatgcaaTCGATGTCTGAAGACAATTTTATTATCGCAAATGACCAAACAtgttgaaataatttaaaatattaaattatcatttgagaaataatttaaatattttaaatatatcgcTTTGGCTgaagaaaaatggcataactttcaaacggtagagAGTTAGGTCCTGAAATTCAAAACACATGTCAATGAAAGGGAAAaaggtccacacaattatttacacatCATGAGgaagccttaaatgagatattttaatcatttgggagaaacagacaccaaaaattgaaagtttaggatatgacaaagtatgaactggtttcaggtgaaagttggccacatGATACAAAATGGCACTTAGATCCTGACAGTCAACTGATTTTCCTCAAATTATGataattctcaaaaatcttccattttcatattttgactagtaatgaccttggacaacACGCTTCATTACTTACGCATACACCCATTGGACCTTCATTCAACACTAAGACTGATTTGAAGTTCAAACTTAAggtaggccaaatatgggggcaacaccaCACCAGAAAATAGAAGCCCAAAAGCCCCCACATAAAAATTTGAATCACCATCTCCCTCCTTATCTTCTCTTGCATCTCCATCACTAGACAAAACCCTAGCTCCTTCCATTCTCTCGATCCTGTCCATATCTCTTATCTTTATATAATAATAATGTGTTGTTTCTATAACAACAAATATTTTTTGTGTTTAATTATTGGTTCATTTATattggatataaaagttagagataaaaaaaaaattatggttaTTAATAGGTATTTGGTCTATTTAGGTTgcatacaatttatatttaaaaatttaaaattatattctaCTAACAATTAAGGATATTTTTCTATTCAATTACAAGgggtttttatattaatttttggtCTAATATTTAATAATTCATTTTTACAATACTTCATAGTAGACACactattttgatgattttcatgatgAGTCACACCTGAAAACCTTAATTGTAAATAGATAAGTGCCTATTCAACATTTCTTAAAAAATGGAGGTATTATGATATTTCATGTaatggctacatgttgacaaagttagcTTACACAACTACTAGTCTCTCTCCTAGAATAGAATGtagaattacaaaaaaataaaattatataagaaaataaaaaaattatgttcatAAAGCTATATGTtagttttttgataaaaattaagaCACTAGCAAAATTGATTTTAAATGAAAATCATAGTGTAGTTGAATCgtagaaaaaatatattattagAAAGAGAGAGCTTcacatttttataatatttttcaaaataatttctTAAAATGTACAAACTTGATTAGTAGTGCACTCaacatttattttttatattttataaaaagCTCATCCTTTGCACCTTACATGTATCTCCAAAACTTTGGCCAGCATATCTAAGCTAAATCAAGTGTAAGGGTGGGACTACAAAGAAACTTCTAATGAAATGTTTATACATTATATCATGCGCACATCATGAGTTAAAATAGTAGTGCACACTAAGAATTTTGGTTTTTTTAAGACAATTAAATGTGAGCATGTTATGGATTAGGATTTGCAATTCATAACATATCCTTGTTATAATATACTAGAAttaaaatgtaatattttattttataacttTTTTGGCCATTTTTGTTTTCCCAACTTTGTGCATTACCTCTAGTTGTTTCAAGATATATAGATTGAAAGGTTTGTCCAATAGGTTTGAAATGACTATATATAAAGTCGCATGCTTTGAGTTTAATGTGAAGTGGTCAACGTCCATGTCATGTGTATCAATCATGTGCCACAAGTGATACTAGAAATGAATGCACATGTTAGTTAGTTTGTAGGAACTTGTGTTTAAATTTTAGTAATTTTCAAAAGCTTTATTTTAGATTGATATTTGAAATTAACTATTTTATAATTTGGATGTTCTCTCTTTTAAACACACATGCACAATCATAgatatggagagggagagagatatccTCGGATCTCTAGGAAGTGGAGATACAAGCTTAATTCATTCTTGTACTTCCACTCTTGAATATTTTCATTACAAGTTGGAGAAAAATATTTTGGATTGGGTTGTTATGGCATGTCTTGTTTATCATTTGGTGAAGGAGGATGTGTAGTCTTAGCTAAGATGGGATGATGTTTTGATTAGTTCTCTAGAATGCACCTCTAATACTTTTCAGGACACTTCACGAACCTCTAATACTTTTCAGGACACTTCACGAGATGAGTTAAAGATGTCTAAGAAAGAATTGTGGGATGTGTATCTTGAATTGTACAAGGTCAATATTTCTGTATAGATGTGAATAAAGTAGTAAAGAATTTGTTAGTGTCCTATATTGATGATCTTTGGaggtttttaatgttttgattccTTCTTTTCAAGATTACATTTGGCATAGGGTTACAAAGGACAAAGAACTCATTCATGACATTGTGTTGAAGAATTTGGAGGATTGTAGGAGCAAAGAGTTGTGAAATAAGGATGCTTGTGGTTATGATGGGTTTTTATTGTAAGAATGGGAATGGTGTTAGGTACTTGAGGGTGTGGATGGATAGCGTGTTGTGTAATACTGCATATTTTTCACCAAATTATTGTAGTCGACTCATTTTTTCATTTTGAGATTTGATGATTatgatatttaaatattttgtcAAATTATTTGTCATCAACTTTTAACTGTCTTGTAAACTTTTactataataattttaaaaagtgAAAACCTTAATAAAACATTAATTATGAAAACTTgtaattcaaattttaaacttaaaTTCTTAttctatataaataataatataaagaaaaaaataattataatttatgttTCAACAACCAAGGTTCAAACCTCATGGGGTCGCTCTCTACCATGTCAATAATGGAGAGTTGCTTACCTTGACCTTATTTCTTTGGTTGGTGTTGCTCATACCTCAACTACTCCTAATCTTGTTGGTCCTTTCCTGCATTCTACTGACGTTCCTTTGAATCCGTTGGGGACTCTCTCAAGTATGGGACTTAGTCCCTCCTTGGTCTTGGATTCCCTCTCTTCGGACTATTAGGTTCCCCTTCTATGTTTGGCAATTCATCTTTCAGAGTCTGCAGGTGCTTCTGAGAGTTATGCCAAAACCACTCCCCTTGTTTCTCCTGAAAATGATTTTTTGCACGGACTTATTAAGGCGAAAGAAAAAGAACCATTCTTTTGTGACATAGAAATCTCCAATTGTTCCATTGGGTTGTCCCAATTATGATGTCTATTCGTGAATTTGTCTTGATCTGATTCAACTATGCAGTTTTGTTGTCGAGTTACAAGAATGTTCTTTCTTTGTTCTGATATAGCTTGTCTGATTGGTAACGGATTGGGACCCTTTTCCACTTACTTTAATTAAAAACAAATTAtaaattgacaaaaaaataaaaataattaaatagtatTTCTCTTAAACCGTGAAGCCCGAGAGAGGAGAGTGCCAAGAGATTTACTGCACCTAAATTATGTACGACTTTGCCATGCCTAATATAGGCCGATGAGTTGGAAATTAAGTTTCGTATTTCACACAAATATCAGTTTTCAACGCCACTCAATTTGCAGCCGACCTAACCAGTTCACTATGTGTGTTTGTCAATACGTTGACCTTTGAACATTTAATTACAAACTGTTTGCTCCACTAGTTTGGCTCTCAAGTTTCCATAAACAAGGAAAAATTCCATCCACAAAATCTAATGCAATACTAAGCAGTTAAGAGATTTATGTGAATCTTTGAAGGAGTAATGAGGATGGAAATTGACTTCCGCCCAAAACGGCTTTAGTAAGATATATGCCACACGCGTTTACGTGCTGCCGACGGCCACATCgctcaatccaattcaatctaatCCACCCAAAGATCCACATTTCTCAATCCAATCCAGCTGGCTTTCTAAATATTTTATGAAATTATTCTCGCCAGTGATTTGCAATCCCAAACCTAACTTAAACTTCTTCCCTTCTCATTGATCATGTTACATGTATAAATAAGCTGGCGAGCTTTGAAGATTGCATAGCAAAGCAAGAAAAAGAATTAATCATGGCAAGGTTTTCAAGTATGATGAAATTAGTTTCTCTTCTGTGTTTAATCTTTGTAGCACCATTGGCAGCTTCTGCTACCATTGTCCGATACAAATTCAATGTGAGAATTTTTCTAGAATCCTCCAAACTCTAGGCATTATattaaaattttgatgtaatgaTTGTTATAGTTTGATGTAATGATTGTTGGTGTTTGCAGGTTGAAACTCAGAGCGTGACAAGATTGTGTAACACCAAGACGATGTTAACAGTGAATGGGCAGTATCCAGGCCCAACTATATACGTTCATGAAGGCGATAATCTAATTGTAGAAGTGAACAATAACGGGCCATATAATGTCACCCTGCATTGGTAACAGAAACTCTCTATCTTCAAATCATATTGAAGTTTGCATTTATAATAAAATTGTGGAGAATTTTTTGTAGTTGGGATTAATTTTCATATAATTTTTCAGGCATGGAGTAAGGCAGCTGAAATCCTGCTGGGCAGATGGACCAGCCTACATAACGCAGTGCCCCATTACACCTGGCAATAAATTCATTCACAATTTTACAATCACGGGACAGGAAGGAACGTTATGGTGGCATGCACATATCACATATCTGAGAGCTACTGTGCATGGAGCACTGGTTATTTTGCCCCGGGCTGGAAAGGACTATCCCTTTCCAAAACCAGATGCTGAGATTCCTATTATTTTAGGTCAGTAGCCTTTTCACATATCTACCTATTTATTTTTGCAAAGGGTGATAAAAAAACGGTACTCTGGGTGCTCGGTCAAGTGCTTTGATCTGAGACCCTTATTTATACTCAGGTAACTAATGAAGTATACATTTTAACATTTCCAAAACTTGAGAGGAATCTTATAACTCTTTATCAatgaaaagattaaaaaattaTGTTAAGATAGCCTAATTccaaaaatattgaagaaaatgcttttgttttaatagaaatattatttCTTAGCATTAACAATATATGCCTGGTCTCCCTTGTAATGATGGATACCCCACTTCTCTGGTCAAGTTTATCCCTGATTCAAGCATTTCGTTTTTAAAAAGATTCaaacaaaaagatttttttttctgaTAAAATTTTAGTTTTATGTAAAGATTGGCAGGGGATAATCATGTCCTTGTCTAGTAGACcattccttcatgtttttgatagGTGGCTGATTATTTTTTTGGTTTAGTTCTGTCTGTGGTCTTGTTTTGATCGTCTGATGGCCGTTTCTAATGTGTTTtgatatcttgtatttttttgggTGGGCTCATGCTGTAAAGATTCAGACCTATACCACTTTTATTAATCAGATCATCGATATATGCCTGATGTGCTGTTAATAACTTTTAAAAGCGCTACCCTTCAATTTAATATCGGGGTTATATGTAGGCGAGTGGTGGAATGCGAATGTGGAAGATGTGCTGGCTGATGCCGTTCGAACAGGAGGTGTACCAAATGATTCTGATGCATACACCATCAATGGCCAACCAGGAGACTTTTACCCTTGCTCTAAAAATGGTTTGTCAATCACTGAACGATtagttttttaagaaaaatatatgtgAAATGAATCGTAGTTTTGAAGAGGTCATTGTTGTGGATGCAGACACGACGAGGATTTTGGTTGAACATGGAAAAACGTACCTACTGAGGATTGTAAGCGCTGCCGTGGTGATTCCACACTTTTTTAAAATTGCCCAACACACAATGACAGTTGTAGGGGTAGATGGTGTCTATACCAAACCATATACAACTGATGTGCTTGTCATGCATCCTGGTAACACCATGGATGTTCTCATAACAGCTAAGCAAGTCTCAGGGCTCTACTACATTGCCATCCGTGCATACAACACTGATCCTACAAGTAATGGCTTCTTAACAACCACAACCTCTGCCATATTGCAATACAAGTGTAGCAGCAATACCTCTGACCCTGTGTTGCCCAGTCTTCCAGGATATAATGACACAACAACTGCTTTCAAATTCAAGACAAGcctgagaaacttgaagccctcgGTCCCAAAGACAGTTGACGAGGAAATGTTTATAACAGAGGGTGTTGGAGTCGTGAGTTGTCCCAACAATTCATGTGCAGGTTACAATGGCGGAAGAGTTGTTGGAAGCTTTAATAACGTTTCCCTCATAATGCCAGATATTGCTATTTTACAGGCTTATTATTTTGGTATAAAAGGAGTGTTCACAAGAGACTTTCCTAATAATCCTTCACTGGCATATGATTACACCGGTAATGTGCCATTGGGTCTTTGGCAACCCGAGTTGGCCACAAAAGTGAAAGTTCTGAAATTCAATAGTAAtgtgcaaatagtgtttcaagacACTGCAATTGTTGCCATAGAGGAACATCCGATCCACCTTCATGGTCATAATTTTTATGTTGTGGGGCAAGGCTTTGGGAACTACAATCCCAAGACAGATCCTCCAAGTTTTAATTTGGTGGATCCTGTGATGATGAACACTTTGGGAGTTCCTGCAGGAGGGTGGGCTGCCATTAGATTTACAGCCAACAATCCAGGTAAGCAGCGTTACTTATATAGTTAGTTTTGGTGATTTTCAAGTAAAAGGAAAGTTTATGATATGATTTTATAGAttttagtttgctggtttcatttgaagTCATATTAATTCATATTCAATAAAAAATCTATATTGGATAAATAACGATTTAGAAGAATTTGTTTCTTTTAAAACTTAAACTAATTTAGAGCTTTTCTTTCCCTCTGTTGTTATGTAACAGGAGTGTGGCTGATGCATTGCCATCTTGAATCTCATTCCGCATTTGGTTTTGCCATGGTATTTATTACGAAGAATGGGCCAAGCAAATCAGATAAATTGCCTTCTCCTCCTCCTGATCTGCCCAAATGCTAGATAAATCCAATTTGCATTTATTCCATAGCCTTTTATAACATACCTGGTTTCAAATTAAAGTTTGATTAGTGATGATGTACAGTTCTATTGGATCCCTCACAAATATTTATGTTTAATTTGTTGAGAATAAGCAAGCTGTGTTCGAGCTTGTCAGATGTAGAGTCCTGGCAATCTATAATTGGGAATAAGCAATTTGTTTGGTGatgaagccaaaaaaaaaaaaaatgcatgtcaAAGTATTATTTTCcttattaataaattttttatttaattgaaggCAAAATGCAAATATGTCCAATGCTatataattatttatcttaaaaATTTATTACTATTTAAATAGATGTTGGAGGTCTATTATTTATCATATAGAAAATCGTTTACATGTTTTTATTCATTAGatagttttaaataaatatatttatgtatTGCATGGAATGAGAActcaaaataatttatttactatatctatttttaataagtttttaaCATATGTCGATATTAATATAAGTATAGGTCTATGGTCTTTtgtccaaaaaataaataaattattatttaaatcattttcactataaataatttaaatataatttttattttatggttagggtattaaataaataaaaataatcttcaaatatatttaataatatatatgtgtgtgtgtgtgtgtacgcgcgcatgcatgtgtgtgtgtatatatataataggAACTATTTGACCAACATGAATTTTAGTTGAAAGCAATTGATTGAGTGAATTAACTtaaatgtgaaaaagaaaagagaattAGTTATCCAACATATTGAGACCAATATATCTATTAAGACTCACTTTAGGTGAGAGAACCAATAAAAAATGCAAGCACATGTCTCACTTATAATCAATCAAAGATGACATACAACATGGCACATAAGTATTGACCTTTAACAATTGCattgaaaaaaaatgatatattgccTAAACTACCGCAACAACCTTTAAATGACTCCACAAACATACTCTTCAACAAGTGTAAGGGTCACTAGGAAGTTTGAAATATGAATAAAATTAATCACTAAATTATCTTGTGTAACTTGTTACCATCTTCTAGGATTTGAGAATTTGATTAAGAAACTTGGGCATGTTCTACAAGTTTATGTCATTGAATGAAACATATTATAAATATTAAGATAAAAATCTAAAATAttcaaacaaattaaaaatattattttcatgaTTATAGAATGTCttaaataaaaattgaattaaaataatatGTATGTATTTGAATAGAAAACATATTGAGTAATAAATCATTTCAAAGCAAGAAGCAAGAAGCTAGGTTGAGAAGAAGTATGCATTAAGTTTGCTAGATGTAACCACATCTAGACCATGTTTTATTTAGGGTGTTAAGAACAATATTTGAAGGAGTTATAAAAGTGGATATGGTAGTAGTTGAAACTGGTGTAGTCTGAATAGATGATAGAAGTGGAAGTGTCGTACCAACAATGAAAGTATGGTATCCTAGAATAGGTTGATAGGTGCCAAGAGGACTAGTAAAGATGGAAGAAAAGAATCTAATAGAAGGAACACTAGtagtcatagtcatcatcataGGTTACATGGTCACTATATCAATAGAAGACCCTAACATCAAGAAAGAAGTGTTAGTGAATATTGATTATCAATCACCCAGATGCCCTAGCATGGACACATGAGAGGGCACATGTCTCTCCACTAAATGAACTAATGATCTCGAAAACTCAAGGCCTGATAGGGAGCTTGGAAGGCAAGTGCTCACAAGGCTAAATTGCTCAAAAACGATCACCTTGTTACCAAATACTTATAGATTCTTTTATGTATGTTCACTCAACCTGTCTTGTTATTGTGATGCCAAGGTTTCCATGGTCTACTTGCCTATCAAACTCCCTTTATGGTCATGGCTTACTCCCATGCTCCAAAACTACTCAAAATGCTTGTTCCTCCCATCTCCAACTACTTGTGCTTGGTTCTTGGGGCCTTCAATTTTTAGTTCCAATGTGTACTAGGATATTTCCATGTGGAATTGCAGGGGCAGCAAAGTGAAACTCTTCATGGAATGCTCATCTTCTAGTTTTAGGCCTATAACCCACAATTTACTCAAACTCACTAATAAGGTTCAATTACCCCAAAAGAGGCTACTCATTGTTTAGGAGACCTAAGGATCATTAGGAGGATTTCTTGGAATGTTCCCATACTATTTTTATAAGCCCAAAACTCATTTTCCAACCGGGTTCATGCAttcttcaaaaactgtcattttgttgtgtgttatgcagtcatgaaattacagtcatgaacagtcCTTAATAACTATCAAATTTTTAATCACCAAAACAATCACTTCAGTAAGATTATAGAGATGATAGTTATAGAACTTTCCCCcaagttatagaaagatccaatggtcgAAGCCAATGTTGTGATTGTTTTGGCAAAatagggctaaaaagggctactagcccgtgaggCCTAATTGGCACTTTTTTTGCTCCCACTGGTCAACGATGCCCATTCCAACCACAAAGAAAGCTTGGAATGGTGTTTCAAGAGTGAATACTtaaatatttttgtggttttgagtTCCATGGGGTGTGTTTGAGGACTGTCCACATTTTAAGGCCCAAAaggagggtttagtgagggtttgctgCTTGCTTTGTTTATTGTGCATTCACCAGCATGAACCAAGGCCTAAGACTGATTGGAAGGGTCTACCACACATTGGAGTGCCTTTTCCAAGTCTCTATCACCTAccatttttccaaacacttggcacacaagAAGGAAAACAGTGATTTTGACCCTGCCACTGTGCTTTTACTGCCTTTTACTAGTTAGCAACTTGTCCTCTTTAGAACATGCAAGAATGTAGAACTTGGAGATGGGAAAACACcataaaggaggccttaaaacatGTATACATTCACCTATTACATTGCCTTTGAATTTCAAGGCTTGGATTATTCTCTTAAGCATTCCATTAAGCAAAATGACAACAACTTcccaaaaatagtgaactcactgttttgtctaCAAATGGAAATGATTACAAGATGTAAGCTTATTCAAATACATAAAATTGGTACTTAAAATCTTAGTCCCATTTCTATACCATTGTTACAATCATTTTCTCACTCAATTAcctttgagtgcaaactttgagtctttatcaagttactagccaaatgacaaacacttgcctagtaatcaCTCATTTGCATATTCAAGCCATTCTTCTGGCACAAAAGGAAagatatgtacactatatacacaTGGATAAAATTTTTAGAATCCATAGGAGGGATCCCAagcctggatcaaccaagttgacacattttacaacccCAAACCCTTGGTAGGGTAGCAGGTACCTAGTTTCCAATTATTTATgtaaaaacactttgcaaaagagaaaatgatgaaataattaCATGGGAAGCTTGGTTACATCTATATTAAAACAtccaagaaggtacagtatggattgtACAGCTACAGTACAGACTGCccctcaaaaaggaagaaaaacGGTCATAAAACCAAAAAAACACTTGTTTTCTGTTGAGTTATTCTttcaaatacaaaaaccaacctTTCCAAAGGTAAGGAGAGGCATTATATAGTTTCTCAAGTTTTTTTCCATTCCCATGTATGGACAAAAGACATTTAATATGACATTTTTGAagaaaatgacctttttgacaactttcttgagcaaaatgacaacttttcttgctcacaaatgCATTTTTAACATCCTAGCCTTAGAAACTTTCCTAAAACATTTAGGCATGCTTTAAAACACTacaaaaacatgtttcaattctctttAAACCATTTGGAGACCTTTTTGGCACTTTTccacattttggccaaaaattgtcaacttaaggcctgaaatgcaagataCGATCTCTCAAGccaaaaatgagataaaaactactaaaaatgactcaaaacaacataaaaaaacaaaaaaaacctacAACAAGACTTTGCAAACATAAAAACATGAGAAACCCAAAAATGGAGTTTTTGACGCaattgggtgctcctgcaccatactcccccaaaaacaaagaagtcatgtgactccttggggaagaaaagaagaagaaatgccaaaTTTTAGAAAGTCAGAtttaggtatccaagtggccttggagataggctgatccttccacttgatgaggtgctccatgtaggtgtgatgccttgtctttttgagaactttggagtctagaacctatttagcaaggggaaaagaaagagaagggagagatagatcagaaagggactgagaaacatctgaaactctttgaacctCCTTAGGTGGCTACCCTTTGAAAGCAattagatctgcaacattaaaaatgggggacaaagaaacattagtaggcaaatcaactttataagcattagacccatacttagccaacatcttgcaagggcctatcctcctcatttgaagcttccttggaactcccttttgtagccttgccttattcaaatgtaccatcacatagtcacctatggcaaactaaacatctctctttgtaacatccactcttgccttgactttttgagaggtgtcTTGGAGAGCTTCTCTCACTTGCTCATGAGCCTCCTTCTTGGAGTGAGCCATATCATCTACTGTCCCACTTttatgctgcaagttagtgatatcctacaactccattataccccttggatgcataccataaacaacttcaaatggacttttacctataGATCTGTTAacattgtcattgtaggcatatttttCTTgaggaatgagctgatcccaactctgtccatactcctttgtcaaacacctaagcattTTTTCAAGAGACTTGTTCACCACTTCTATTaggccattagtttgtggatgataagctgaaccaaaagagagattagtacccaatctcttccacaatgttttctagaaatgaccaagaaactaaacatctctatcagatacaatgcTAGTAGGTAagccatgaattctaacaacttctttgaaaaacaaataggcaatatgacttgcatcatgtgtttttttgcaaggaatgaagtgagccatcttgctgaatctatcaactactacaaagattcTATCAAATCTTGATTGAGTTCTAGGTAACCCtgctacaaaatccatgctaatgcaatcccaaggcctatgtggaatgggaagaggctgatataaactagcattagaggagttacctttgatttttggcataccaagcactgcttaatatacctcctgatgtctctctgcatcttaggccaataatagaacctttgaaccagctctaaggtcttattgagaccaaaatgcccacttaagcacccattatgcttctcttgtatgaggttctctctcatagaaccttgtggaacacacaactatccacccctaaataacaaaccatcctgcaaagtaaaatcagcatatgcaccatggaagttattctcaaaataTTTACACactttataagcttcaacaaaatcattatcagtaggatacatgtccctaaaactatcaataccaatactctgaacatgaatctcatgaacagttaacaatcttctactcaaagcatctgctactttattcaattgacccttcttatgcttaagagtaaaagtgtaagcttgtaaatattccacccatttaacatgcctatgattcagtttatcttgtgagttcaagaaactgagtgcctgattatctatatatacaacaaactctttaggaagaagatagtgtctccatttcctaagtgcttgtactaatgtataaagttctaaatcataggatgagtactttttctttgaatcatttaacttttcactaaaaaatgctactagtctattttcttgacttaaaacaactcctacagcaatgttactagcatcacattcaatagtaaaaagcttgtCAAAACTAGGCAAAATGAGCACTAGtcgagtagctactttagttttcaataattcaaaccccttatttgctgcaTTTTTCCATTGAAaatttacctttacaccccctttgatggtgtccaacattggagcacaaatctcactaaatcccctaatgaatttcctgtaaaactgagccaaaccatggaagcttttgACATCACTGGCTGTCTTAAGAGTTGGCCAACTAGT includes:
- the LOC131077517 gene encoding laccase-12; translated protein: MARFSSMMKLVSLLCLIFVAPLAASATIVRYKFNVETQSVTRLCNTKTMLTVNGQYPGPTIYVHEGDNLIVEVNNNGPYNVTLHWHGVRQLKSCWADGPAYITQCPITPGNKFIHNFTITGQEGTLWWHAHITYLRATVHGALVILPRAGKDYPFPKPDAEIPIILGEWWNANVEDVLADAVRTGGVPNDSDAYTINGQPGDFYPCSKNDTTRILVEHGKTYLLRIVSAAVVIPHFFKIAQHTMTVVGVDGVYTKPYTTDVLVMHPGNTMDVLITAKQVSGLYYIAIRAYNTDPTSNGFLTTTTSAILQYKCSSNTSDPVLPSLPGYNDTTTAFKFKTSLRNLKPSVPKTVDEEMFITEGVGVVSCPNNSCAGYNGGRVVGSFNNVSLIMPDIAILQAYYFGIKGVFTRDFPNNPSLAYDYTGNVPLGLWQPELATKVKVLKFNSNVQIVFQDTAIVAIEEHPIHLHGHNFYVVGQGFGNYNPKTDPPSFNLVDPVMMNTLGVPAGGWAAIRFTANNPGVWLMHCHLESHSAFGFAMVFITKNGPSKSDKLPSPPPDLPKC